In Methanobrevibacter sp., a single window of DNA contains:
- a CDS encoding helix-turn-helix domain-containing protein: MSRQAYVNKDIPISEIRRVKRDLEKFVLLYEKITFIEDLYSDETVKDSIKKHGKTPQTGYKWLKSWNEEGFDGLFRKGNSGRISKLSDYQFDILKENIVSKGLSSVSEIKEEIQREFGVTYSERHLRRLIFDFGLLDIMNSNDDV, encoded by the coding sequence ATGAGTAGGCAGGCCTATGTTAATAAAGATATTCCTATTTCAGAAATTCGCAGAGTAAAACGAGATTTGGAGAAATTTGTGCTTTTATATGAGAAAATAACATTTATAGAAGATTTATATTCGGATGAAACTGTAAAAGATTCTATTAAAAAACATGGAAAAACTCCTCAAACAGGTTATAAATGGTTAAAAAGTTGGAATGAGGAAGGTTTTGATGGTCTATTTAGAAAAGGCAATTCCGGAAGAATTTCCAAACTGTCCGATTATCAATTTGATATTTTAAAAGAGAATATTGTTTCAAAAGGTTTGTCTAGCGTTTCTGAAATTAAAGAAGAAATTCAAAGGGAATTTGGGGTTACTTATTCGGAAAGACATTTGAGAAGGCTAATTTTTGATTTCGGACTTTTGGATATTATGAATTCAAATGATGATGTTTGA
- a CDS encoding nitrous oxide reductase family maturation protein NosD, protein MNKKTFIVILSVFILLTLNFSAAQELDNVTDDTVSSAFSHDILESVQDGDSPLEASDSLANTQIDVVSNTTFDVIGDYFKIKLSDDQGNAVSNAKVIFTIGKTSHTKSTNGDGIAALQINLNDGVYNVTTKFSGDSVYKSSSKTTEITVNNTRTVGSGLSNSEIQKIIDDAKDRNIILFEGSSYSGINLVINKRLTLISNSNTLLKSSSSSPVITIKGKNASSTIIKGFRIQGNGDGIVISDSDYVRIVNNEISTKGNGIVATGTTYLNITKNKISENSKSGIAVGNAVSTYIFDNTISKNGGNGIEMAKSDKIYIHGNTISSNKKNGIVSSKSANGINYGEEPKNVHINKNTLSKNEGDGILINYAGDNLNIKSNNIIENKGNGISLAHVGSNTIQSNIVTDNWANGIKFFDSYVKPEHQDISYNALYNNIRMDVEAKETYYQETGSRLELGDNWYTDHAGICPKIRSNNLKFTVTQIGQNQFQALFLDSNGNVASLLPDRTLTYTTNNGNKVSITVSGGAGVFTVDANDGDLIKATVDNSRRDNTYSSDSKSVQPINGVTPSYVYPEIPYDSIDGGNGDGSGDGNGNGNGGNGNSNQGSHDNTGNSTHSQGSTPTSNANNPLNDVSQNYESETSVSADSASGSASDVSSGGSQQQSVMKQIILDEDDIYRVTGISFIVLLIILTIGFYYRDDIKEMNSKR, encoded by the coding sequence ATGAATAAAAAAACATTTATTGTGATACTATCTGTATTTATTTTATTAACGCTTAATTTCAGTGCTGCGCAGGAATTGGACAATGTTACAGATGATACTGTAAGTTCCGCATTTAGCCATGACATTCTTGAAAGTGTGCAGGATGGCGATTCCCCTCTTGAAGCATCCGATTCTTTAGCTAATACTCAAATTGATGTGGTCAGTAACACTACATTTGATGTAATCGGGGATTATTTTAAAATTAAATTGTCAGATGATCAGGGCAACGCAGTTTCCAATGCAAAAGTCATATTCACTATTGGTAAAACTTCCCATACTAAAAGTACAAATGGTGATGGAATTGCAGCTCTTCAAATAAATCTGAATGATGGAGTATACAATGTTACAACAAAGTTTTCAGGTGATTCCGTTTATAAATCATCTTCAAAAACAACAGAAATCACAGTCAATAATACTCGAACTGTCGGTTCAGGTCTTTCAAATTCAGAGATTCAAAAGATAATTGACGATGCGAAGGACAGAAATATCATACTGTTTGAAGGTTCAAGCTATTCAGGTATCAATCTTGTAATCAATAAGAGATTAACACTGATTTCAAATTCAAACACTCTATTGAAGTCAAGTTCATCAAGTCCCGTAATCACAATCAAGGGCAAAAATGCCTCTTCAACCATTATTAAAGGTTTTAGAATTCAAGGCAATGGTGACGGGATAGTTATTTCTGATTCTGATTATGTAAGAATAGTCAATAATGAAATCAGTACTAAAGGTAATGGGATTGTTGCAACTGGAACAACATATCTTAATATTACTAAAAACAAGATATCTGAAAATTCCAAATCAGGAATTGCTGTGGGAAATGCTGTATCCACATACATTTTCGATAATACAATTTCTAAAAATGGCGGCAACGGTATAGAAATGGCAAAGTCCGATAAAATATATATCCATGGAAATACTATTTCAAGCAATAAAAAGAACGGAATTGTTTCTTCAAAAAGTGCAAACGGCATTAATTATGGTGAAGAACCTAAAAATGTTCACATAAACAAGAACACCCTATCTAAAAATGAAGGTGACGGCATATTGATAAATTATGCGGGAGATAATCTCAACATCAAATCCAATAATATCATTGAAAATAAGGGAAATGGAATCTCCCTGGCACATGTCGGAAGCAATACAATTCAATCCAATATAGTGACTGATAACTGGGCTAATGGTATAAAATTCTTTGATAGCTATGTAAAACCTGAACATCAGGATATAAGTTATAATGCACTTTATAATAATATCCGGATGGATGTTGAAGCTAAAGAGACATATTATCAGGAAACAGGCTCCAGGCTAGAACTGGGTGACAACTGGTATACTGATCATGCAGGGATCTGTCCAAAAATCAGGTCAAATAATCTCAAATTCACAGTTACTCAAATCGGTCAGAATCAATTCCAGGCATTGTTTTTAGATTCAAACGGTAATGTTGCAAGTTTACTTCCGGATAGGACATTAACATACACAACAAATAATGGAAATAAAGTAAGTATTACTGTTAGTGGTGGGGCAGGAGTATTCACTGTAGATGCTAATGACGGTGATTTGATTAAAGCTACTGTTGACAATTCCAGAAGAGACAACACCTACAGCTCCGATTCCAAATCCGTTCAGCCTATTAATGGAGTAACACCTAGTTATGTTTACCCGGAAATTCCATACGATTCAATTGATGGAGGTAACGGCGATGGTAGCGGTGACGGAAACGGAAATGGAAACGGAGGAAATGGGAACTCCAATCAGGGAAGTCACGATAATACCGGAAACAGTACCCACAGTCAAGGTTCTACTCCAACAAGTAATGCGAACAATCCTCTAAACGATGTTTCACAGAATTATGAGAGTGAAACTTCTGTTTCAGCAGATTCTGCATCTGGAAGTGCTAGTGATGTAAGCAGTGGAGGATCACAGCAGCAGTCTGTGATGAAACAAATTATACTTGATGAAGATGATATCTATAGAGTCACAGGAATTTCATTTATTGTATTGCTGATAATATTGACAATTGGTTTTTATTATCGTGATGATATAAAAGAAATGAATTCTAAAAGATAA
- a CDS encoding zinc-ribbon domain-containing protein codes for MVCPICGSWIEDGELYCPECGYEVLCDGEDDF; via the coding sequence ATGGTATGTCCAATATGCGGTTCATGGATAGAGGATGGTGAGCTCTATTGTCCGGAATGCGGGTATGAAGTGTTATGTGACGGTGAAGATGATTTCTGA
- a CDS encoding EamA family transporter: protein MWKLIWPILIVILSNTFYNICMKSMPSDVNAFGALMVTYLVAAIISGIIFVFAVGPSNVGAELSKINWTSIILALAIVGLEVGYVFVYRAGWTVSTASVVANIGLACVLLVVGYFLYKENVSFNQILGIFVCMVGLILINV, encoded by the coding sequence ATGTGGAAACTGATTTGGCCTATTCTGATTGTAATTCTATCAAATACATTTTATAATATCTGCATGAAGTCAATGCCAAGTGATGTGAATGCTTTTGGTGCATTGATGGTTACATATCTGGTTGCAGCTATTATTTCCGGAATCATTTTTGTATTTGCAGTAGGTCCTTCAAATGTGGGGGCGGAACTTTCCAAAATTAATTGGACCTCCATTATTTTAGCATTGGCCATTGTAGGCCTTGAAGTAGGATATGTGTTTGTTTACCGTGCAGGATGGACTGTTAGTACAGCAAGCGTAGTTGCAAATATAGGTCTTGCATGTGTTCTTCTCGTTGTAGGCTATTTCCTGTATAAGGAAAACGTTTCTTTCAACCAGATTTTAGGAATATTTGTATGCATGGTAGGTTTGATTCTGATTAATGTTTGA
- the upp gene encoding uracil phosphoribosyltransferase, producing the protein MNEIVLCHPLITHKLAILRDVNTGTKEFRELVTEIATILLYEAMRDAKLEKVTIQTPLEEMETGMLNEDKYAIVPILRAGMGMVDGILNVIPNAKIGHIGLYRDEETFEPVEYYYKMPEGIDKREAIVIDPMLATGGSASATISRLKQDGVSKIKLLCIVAAPQGIKTIEDDHPDVQIFCATVDRELNENAYILPGLGDAGDRVYGTK; encoded by the coding sequence ATGAATGAGATTGTATTGTGTCATCCGTTAATAACTCATAAGCTTGCAATTCTAAGAGATGTTAATACTGGAACCAAGGAATTCAGAGAATTGGTAACTGAAATAGCAACTATCTTATTGTATGAAGCTATGAGGGATGCAAAACTTGAAAAAGTAACTATCCAAACTCCTCTTGAAGAAATGGAAACTGGAATGCTTAATGAAGACAAGTATGCCATTGTTCCAATTCTAAGGGCTGGAATGGGTATGGTTGATGGAATTTTAAATGTTATTCCAAATGCAAAAATAGGACATATCGGGCTTTACAGAGATGAAGAAACATTTGAACCAGTTGAATATTACTATAAAATGCCTGAAGGAATCGACAAAAGAGAAGCTATCGTTATTGATCCTATGCTTGCAACAGGTGGAAGCGCATCCGCAACAATATCCAGACTTAAACAGGATGGTGTATCCAAAATTAAGCTGCTTTGTATTGTAGCAGCTCCTCAGGGTATAAAAACCATTGAAGATGACCATCCTGATGTGCAAATCTTTTGTGCAACAGTGGATAGGGAACTGAATGAAAATGCATATATCCTGCCGGGTCTTGGGGACGCCGGTGACAGGGTATACGGAACTAAATAG
- a CDS encoding uracil-xanthine permease family protein, which translates to MVEENSNMLLGTGDKPDTLRWILLAIQHVCAMFGATILVPIVVNTTAGADILSIPVALVSSGLGTLIYLICTRNRSPVYLGSSFAFIAPMVAGYAIGGTGSVFTALMVVGIVYVIISLIIRMTGPGWINKLLPPVVVGPMIMVIGLSLAPTAIQEIGLDLPAVPWTFLFVAFISFLVTALVAVRGKGILQVIPFLVGIIVGYIVAAALGMVDFSGVMAANVIEIPKFYMPFMNYNLNFAAILTIVPIALVTMVEHVGDHKVLSEIIGRDLIEDPGLQRTLLGDGLATFLAAVLGGPANTTYGENTSVVGMTRVASTYVIGLAAVIAIVFAFSGHLTALLTAIPQPVLGGISVLLYGFICVNGLKILINNQVDFNNTKNVVVAATMLVLGLGGAALSIVYADLSISISGMSLAAIIGVILNLCIPEENHE; encoded by the coding sequence ATGGTAGAAGAAAATAGTAATATGCTGCTGGGTACCGGTGATAAGCCGGATACTCTCAGATGGATTTTACTTGCTATCCAGCATGTGTGTGCAATGTTTGGGGCCACTATATTGGTTCCTATTGTTGTAAACACTACTGCGGGTGCAGATATCCTGTCAATCCCTGTAGCATTAGTTTCATCTGGTTTAGGTACATTAATTTATCTGATTTGTACCCGTAATAGAAGCCCAGTATATCTGGGAAGCTCGTTTGCTTTCATTGCTCCTATGGTTGCCGGTTATGCAATAGGTGGTACTGGAAGCGTATTTACAGCTTTAATGGTTGTAGGTATTGTATATGTAATTATTTCACTGATTATTCGTATGACTGGCCCTGGATGGATTAATAAGTTGCTGCCTCCAGTAGTTGTCGGACCAATGATTATGGTAATTGGTCTGTCTCTTGCTCCAACTGCTATTCAGGAAATTGGTCTGGATCTGCCAGCAGTTCCATGGACTTTTTTATTTGTTGCGTTTATTTCATTTTTAGTTACTGCATTGGTTGCAGTTCGTGGAAAGGGAATCCTGCAGGTAATTCCATTTTTAGTAGGTATTATTGTAGGTTATATTGTAGCAGCCGCTCTTGGTATGGTTGACTTTTCAGGAGTAATGGCCGCTAACGTCATTGAAATCCCTAAATTCTACATGCCGTTCATGAACTATAACTTAAACTTCGCAGCTATCCTGACAATAGTTCCGATTGCACTTGTAACAATGGTGGAGCATGTCGGGGACCACAAGGTACTGAGTGAAATCATCGGACGTGACTTGATTGAGGATCCTGGTCTTCAAAGAACACTTCTCGGTGACGGTCTTGCAACATTTTTAGCTGCTGTTCTGGGTGGTCCTGCAAACACAACATACGGTGAAAACACTTCTGTTGTGGGAATGACCCGTGTTGCATCAACTTATGTTATCGGTTTAGCAGCAGTTATTGCAATCGTATTTGCATTTTCAGGACACTTGACTGCACTTTTAACCGCTATTCCACAACCTGTACTGGGCGGTATTTCAGTATTGTTATACGGATTTATCTGTGTCAACGGTTTAAAAATATTAATCAACAACCAAGTTGACTTTAACAATACCAAAAATGTTGTTGTAGCTGCAACAATGCTTGTTTTAGGATTAGGTGGAGCAGCATTATCCATCGTTTATGCTGATTTATCCATTTCTATTTCCGGAATGTCTCTTGCAGCTATAATTGGTGTAATTCTTAACTTATGCATACCGGAGGAAAATCATGAATGA
- a CDS encoding CBS domain-containing protein yields the protein MRAKELMDKNFVYLNCDDSVVEVSKVMEEIRRFTCPVVNDDKQLVGWITSFDITRGLREGNEKISEIMSGYEDISTVHEDDPARTAVILTANNKFVTVPVLNDDNQVVGMVRACDIVELLSELYDIKVEKLYKAMQNQLKGVTWEELMSASALVSKKTTGKKITPEEYEANIMDATFGEAIWATGGLEKFFAGLISVGEMVIARRVGKARK from the coding sequence ATGAGAGCAAAAGAATTAATGGATAAGAATTTTGTATACTTAAACTGCGATGACAGTGTTGTTGAAGTTTCAAAAGTAATGGAAGAAATCAGACGTTTTACCTGTCCAGTTGTCAATGATGATAAGCAGTTGGTTGGATGGATTACCTCCTTTGACATTACAAGGGGTTTAAGGGAAGGAAACGAAAAGATTTCAGAAATTATGAGCGGATATGAAGATATTTCAACGGTTCATGAAGATGATCCTGCAAGAACAGCTGTAATTTTAACAGCAAACAATAAATTCGTGACCGTGCCTGTTTTAAATGATGACAATCAGGTTGTCGGTATGGTTCGTGCATGTGACATTGTGGAATTGTTATCTGAACTTTATGATATTAAAGTTGAAAAGTTATATAAGGCAATGCAAAACCAGCTTAAGGGCGTAACTTGGGAAGAGCTAATGTCCGCATCAGCTTTGGTGTCTAAAAAGACCACCGGTAAGAAAATAACTCCTGAAGAGTATGAAGCCAACATCATGGATGCTACATTCGGTGAAGCTATCTGGGCTACTGGCGGTTTAGAAAAATTCTTTGCAGGTTTAATATCAGTGGGTGAAATGGTTATCGCTCGCCGTGTAGGAAAAGCAAGAAAATAA
- a CDS encoding 4Fe-4S binding protein yields the protein MNVSFKKQMKMLEREVLLKSVDLDDDSDDFQFELDDFKANEEIIAIAPRCVRCNTCVGECPVNAIEPANIFRIAKISDKCVKCEICVQTCPVSAIKLIDNSVIYDNDEEHDFIEYNLSNVSSSHRVVRMNDVSIDYSQDNNWEDCANLCPTNAFSLEFKEFFEDSKIDAGIDLEEDKLYPYINEKMCIGCSACVEISQNKDAIELDRYIGPIIHSRNIDISHELCVNCYLCEENCPTGAIELVDGEVVLDSDKCIRCIECTRHCPVGALKRIEIE from the coding sequence ATGAATGTATCTTTTAAAAAACAGATGAAAATGTTGGAACGTGAAGTTTTACTTAAATCTGTTGATTTAGATGATGATAGTGATGATTTTCAGTTTGAACTTGATGATTTCAAGGCAAATGAGGAAATCATAGCTATTGCACCAAGATGTGTAAGGTGTAACACTTGCGTCGGAGAATGTCCTGTCAATGCAATCGAACCAGCTAATATTTTTAGAATAGCTAAAATATCAGATAAATGTGTTAAATGTGAAATCTGTGTTCAGACTTGTCCTGTTTCAGCTATTAAATTAATTGATAATTCAGTTATTTATGATAATGATGAGGAACACGATTTCATTGAATATAATTTGTCTAATGTTAGTTCTTCTCATAGAGTAGTTAGGATGAATGATGTCTCAATTGATTATTCTCAGGATAACAACTGGGAGGATTGTGCAAATTTATGCCCAACCAATGCCTTTTCATTGGAATTTAAGGAATTTTTTGAAGATTCAAAAATTGATGCAGGCATTGATTTGGAGGAAGATAAATTATATCCTTATATCAATGAGAAAATGTGTATCGGATGCAGTGCATGTGTTGAAATATCTCAAAACAAGGATGCAATTGAACTTGATAGGTATATTGGCCCTATCATTCACAGCAGAAACATTGATATTAGTCATGAGCTATGCGTTAATTGTTACTTGTGTGAAGAGAATTGTCCTACTGGCGCAATTGAGTTAGTGGATGGTGAAGTGGTTCTTGACAGTGATAAATGTATAAGATGTATTGAATGCACACGTCATTGTCCTGTAGGAGCACTTAAAAGAATAGAAATTGAATAA
- a CDS encoding carbohydrate kinase family protein: protein MEIFDNDLNAEVIGFGALNVDKLYSVENIVGADGESFIKSSTDTPGGSAANTVVGLARLGCDTSIIGKIAEDEDGDLIEYNLAVNGVYTNNLIYSETGSTGKCLGFVDSEGERCLYIDPGVNDEIKIGEINLLNIMRCKIMHYTSFVGDSFNAQIELLPKLSDETLLSFDPGMLYVQKGFDALKPILDRTDILLVNESELRLLCNNNDAPIKELVIGFLDLGIETVVVKQGSKGVFATNGSEECEVAAYECDAVDTTGAGDSFNSGFLYSYLKGYDLEKSCKIANWVASRAIQGFGMEKFPSLKELEDFF from the coding sequence ATGGAAATATTTGACAATGATTTAAATGCAGAAGTGATAGGGTTTGGAGCATTGAATGTTGATAAACTTTACTCTGTAGAAAATATTGTTGGAGCAGATGGAGAAAGCTTTATAAAAAGTTCAACAGATACTCCCGGCGGTTCTGCAGCCAATACTGTTGTCGGTCTGGCAAGATTGGGCTGCGATACTTCAATCATAGGAAAAATCGCCGAAGATGAAGACGGTGACTTAATAGAATATAATTTGGCGGTCAATGGAGTATATACAAACAATCTGATTTATTCAGAAACAGGATCTACCGGAAAATGTTTGGGCTTTGTTGATAGTGAAGGTGAGAGATGCCTTTACATTGACCCTGGCGTTAATGATGAAATCAAGATAGGTGAAATCAATCTTTTAAACATTATGAGATGTAAAATAATGCATTACACATCATTTGTGGGAGATTCCTTTAACGCCCAAATAGAGTTATTGCCTAAACTCAGTGATGAAACTTTATTGAGCTTTGACCCTGGAATGCTATATGTTCAAAAAGGATTTGATGCATTAAAACCAATTTTGGATAGAACAGATATATTGCTTGTCAATGAATCAGAATTAAGATTATTATGTAATAATAATGATGCACCAATTAAAGAACTGGTAATAGGATTTCTTGATTTAGGCATCGAAACAGTTGTTGTAAAGCAAGGTTCCAAAGGCGTTTTTGCCACTAACGGATCTGAGGAATGTGAAGTTGCAGCATATGAATGTGATGCCGTCGATACAACTGGTGCAGGAGATAGCTTTAATAGCGGATTTTTATATTCATATCTGAAAGGATATGATTTGGAAAAATCATGCAAAATCGCAAATTGGGTGGCCAGCAGGGCTATTCAAGGATTTGGAATGGAGAAATTTCCTTCTTTAAAAGAATTGGAGGATTTCTTTTAA
- a CDS encoding formylmethanofuran--tetrahydromethanopterin N-formyltransferase translates to MSYDKVDDTFFEAFEGKYVRALITGPTEKIVKRAAYDSTSTPSAVIGRVEGGVEGFLDESQTPDGRFGAVVQYWLGGDDVDKFAFELSYRLRQDVLVKPFTRIFDYSDSDSDEYIEMMDIVGHCGDGYEWIVEEYGRKMINVPIAVPDFQIEEKFKINDGIMGGNFWYLCQTPEAVIDAGDAIIDAIMGVEGATAPFDVCSAASKPETNFPEIGPTTNHVYCPSLKESLGDESKVPEGVNYIPEIVVNAINEESMNKAIKAGIDAALEFEGVIKISAGNFDGKLGDKNINLLDILK, encoded by the coding sequence ATGAGTTATGATAAAGTAGACGATACATTCTTTGAAGCTTTTGAAGGGAAATATGTAAGAGCTTTAATCACAGGACCTACAGAAAAAATTGTAAAAAGAGCGGCATATGATTCAACTTCAACTCCAAGTGCCGTAATCGGAAGAGTTGAAGGAGGTGTAGAAGGATTTTTAGATGAATCCCAAACTCCTGATGGTAGATTCGGTGCTGTCGTACAATACTGGTTAGGTGGAGATGATGTGGACAAATTTGCATTTGAATTGTCTTACAGGCTTCGTCAGGATGTATTGGTTAAACCGTTCACTCGCATATTCGATTATTCCGACAGTGACAGTGATGAATACATTGAAATGATGGATATTGTGGGTCATTGTGGGGACGGCTACGAATGGATAGTCGAAGAATACGGAAGAAAAATGATCAATGTTCCAATTGCAGTTCCGGATTTCCAGATTGAAGAAAAATTCAAAATAAATGACGGAATAATGGGCGGAAACTTTTGGTATTTATGCCAAACCCCTGAAGCAGTTATCGATGCGGGTGATGCAATAATCGATGCCATTATGGGTGTTGAAGGTGCAACAGCTCCGTTTGATGTATGTTCTGCAGCTTCAAAACCTGAAACTAATTTCCCTGAAATTGGTCCTACTACAAATCATGTTTACTGTCCTTCATTAAAAGAGTCTTTGGGAGACGAATCCAAGGTTCCTGAAGGCGTCAATTATATTCCTGAAATTGTAGTCAATGCAATCAATGAAGAATCAATGAACAAAGCAATCAAGGCAGGAATTGACGCTGCTTTAGAATTTGAAGGAGTTATAAAAATCTCTGCAGGTAACTTTGACGGAAAGCTCGGAGACAAAAATATAAATTTATTAGATATCTTAAAGTAG
- a CDS encoding 4Fe-4S binding protein, with protein MSVMIDSFTKTPRPLRHVDVDYLVDQTKCAKCSDKPCLQSCPIDAVYMDDDDGLIKLKNTCFGCVLCRNACPYDAISLDVHMDPPKKENVPNINTKLCKACGACVQACKNGSIHIKADGKTEPHSEIDKDTCVRCGYCFRVCPTDAIKYGQLLPKTVKGGKAIIVNQDKCIGCMTCTRVCPSMGAINVARTNKLPYINPGYCARCEECMHSCPSTAIRYSSRKKAYKMYSEIKSFDIVSEIIDHNMKRLSLDLISLNKVLEKVGKSIALEFNDQNFENFIECKVNDMMERELKISLDSHIEVSKFTKLFGSYLMDRNIEVYDKKCVACGECYNVCPVNAIELDGPNPIKINDNCVYCGKCVGKCQFDAIGAYDDYFYSKDTDLYYARSYLHDQRMGDFSLSDKKCQACAICAKNCPVDALTLTDDKIEFDSEKCIYCRQCEAICPLDAIRIVNFR; from the coding sequence GTGAGTGTTATGATTGATAGTTTTACAAAAACACCAAGACCATTAAGGCACGTTGATGTTGATTATTTGGTTGATCAGACAAAATGTGCAAAATGCAGTGATAAACCTTGTCTTCAGTCTTGTCCAATCGATGCGGTTTATATGGATGATGATGACGGTTTAATTAAATTGAAAAATACCTGCTTCGGTTGCGTATTATGTCGTAATGCCTGTCCTTATGATGCAATTTCACTGGATGTTCATATGGACCCTCCTAAAAAGGAAAATGTTCCAAACATTAACACAAAGTTATGTAAGGCATGCGGAGCATGTGTTCAGGCTTGTAAAAACGGGTCAATCCATATCAAGGCTGACGGGAAAACAGAACCTCACAGCGAGATTGATAAGGATACCTGTGTTAGATGCGGTTACTGCTTTAGAGTTTGTCCTACTGATGCGATTAAATACGGTCAATTGCTCCCTAAAACCGTCAAGGGAGGTAAGGCAATCATCGTTAATCAGGATAAGTGTATTGGATGCATGACCTGTACCAGAGTTTGTCCGTCAATGGGTGCCATTAATGTCGCAAGAACAAATAAGCTGCCTTATATCAATCCGGGTTACTGTGCAAGATGTGAAGAATGTATGCATTCCTGTCCTTCAACTGCAATCAGATACTCTTCACGTAAGAAAGCTTATAAGATGTATAGTGAGATTAAGTCATTTGATATCGTATCAGAAATCATTGACCATAATATGAAAAGATTATCCCTTGATTTGATAAGTCTAAATAAAGTTTTGGAAAAAGTGGGCAAATCCATAGCTTTGGAGTTCAATGACCAGAACTTTGAAAATTTCATTGAATGCAAAGTAAATGACATGATGGAGAGGGAATTGAAAATCAGTTTGGATTCCCATATTGAAGTATCCAAGTTCACAAAGCTGTTCGGATCTTATTTGATGGATAGGAATATTGAAGTTTATGACAAGAAATGTGTTGCATGCGGTGAATGTTATAACGTTTGTCCGGTTAATGCAATTGAACTTGATGGTCCGAATCCAATTAAAATTAATGATAACTGTGTTTATTGTGGAAAATGTGTTGGAAAATGTCAATTTGATGCAATTGGTGCATATGATGATTATTTCTATAGTAAAGACACTGATTTATACTATGCAAGGTCTTATTTGCACGACCAAAGAATGGGTGACTTTTCACTTTCAGACAAGAAATGTCAGGCCTGTGCAATATGTGCTAAAAATTGTCCTGTTGATGCATTAACATTAACAGACGATAAGATTGAATTTGACAGTGAAAAATGTATCTATTGCAGACAGTGTGAGGCAATTTGTCCTCTGGATGCAATAAGAATCGTAAACTTCAGGTGA